One window of the Marinilactibacillus sp. Marseille-P9653 genome contains the following:
- a CDS encoding DUF3006 family protein, producing MRVVLESVNDELATLIPDDGSGAIVIGKRELPEYVHVGDVLEVVFRLEGSVQSIESIERIVGETEKRKARIKSKREKLKNRKN from the coding sequence ATGCGTGTTGTTTTGGAATCTGTCAATGATGAGTTAGCTACGTTGATTCCAGATGATGGATCAGGTGCAATCGTTATTGGAAAAAGAGAGCTTCCGGAGTATGTTCATGTTGGTGATGTTCTTGAAGTAGTATTTCGACTGGAAGGTTCTGTCCAATCAATCGAGTCAATTGAGCGGATAGTAGGAGAAACAGAAAAAAGGAAAGCAAGAATTAAAAGTAAAAGAGAAAAATTGAAGAATCGAAAAAACTGA
- a CDS encoding GNAT family N-acetyltransferase, whose protein sequence is MEFKWTTDLSDPTYKDAIHIRKTVFVEEQKVPIELEIDELEDQTSHVVGYLDGTPVATARIYEKEPDVYKIQRVAVSKTARGKGTGKVLMAEVEAKVQSLKGKKLILDAQDHALNFYEKSGYTIEGEGFPDAGIPHHRMIKEL, encoded by the coding sequence ATGGAATTTAAATGGACTACGGATTTATCTGATCCAACTTATAAAGATGCTATACATATAAGAAAAACAGTGTTCGTTGAGGAACAGAAAGTTCCTATTGAACTAGAAATTGATGAATTAGAAGATCAGACTTCACATGTGGTGGGCTATTTAGATGGCACTCCCGTCGCAACAGCTAGGATATATGAAAAAGAACCTGACGTTTATAAAATCCAAAGAGTTGCTGTTTCAAAAACGGCTAGAGGCAAAGGGACTGGAAAAGTTCTTATGGCCGAAGTAGAAGCTAAAGTTCAATCTCTTAAAGGAAAAAAACTGATACTTGATGCGCAAGATCACGCACTCAATTTTTATGAAAAATCAGGATATACTATTGAGGGGGAAGGTTTTCCAGATGCTGGTATTCCACACCACAGAATGATCAAAGAGCTTTAA